One window from the genome of Amycolatopsis sp. NBC_01480 encodes:
- a CDS encoding propionyl-CoA synthetase — MGAYSETYRRSLADPEGFWLDAARAIDWAKPPTRALDASGEPFYRWFPDGELNTAYNALDRHADGGRGAQPALIWDSPVTGQKRRYTYSELRDEVAVFAGALTSLGVTRGDRVILYLPMIPEAVIAMLACARIGAVHSVVFGGFAPKELAARIEDAKPKLVIAASCGIEPTRVVEYKPIIDAALAMTEHQPEHVVVLQREQAGAELSGTDLDWDDLVESAQPVDPVPVKATDPLYILYTSGTTGKPKGVVRDAGGHAVALAWSMGAIYDVHAGDVWWTASDVGWVVGHSYIVYAPLLVGATTVLYEGKPVGTPDAGAFWRVISEHGVQALFTAPTALRAVKKVDPDAAELEKYDLTEFRALFLAGERLDPETYHWAKDKLGTPVIDHWWQTETGWPIAANPRGLEPMPVKPGSATKPVPGWDVRVLDQNGEELPAGQEGAITLKLPLPPGSLTTLWGADDRYREAYLSRYPGHYLTGDSGYLDEDGYLFVMGRTDDVINVAGHRLSTGSMEAVLASHPAVAECAVIGVADQLKGQVPRGFVVLKAGADVAEEQLREELVALVRRDIGPVAAFREVSVVEALPKTRSGKILRKTMRGIADGRDEPVPSTIEDVAVLDALRAVLRG, encoded by the coding sequence ATGGGCGCTTACTCCGAGACTTACCGGCGCAGCCTGGCCGACCCCGAGGGTTTCTGGCTCGACGCGGCGCGGGCGATCGACTGGGCGAAGCCGCCGACGCGGGCGCTGGACGCCTCCGGCGAGCCGTTCTACCGGTGGTTTCCCGACGGCGAGCTGAACACCGCGTACAACGCGCTCGACCGGCACGCGGACGGCGGCCGCGGCGCGCAGCCCGCGCTGATCTGGGATTCGCCGGTCACCGGGCAGAAGCGCCGCTACACCTACAGCGAGTTGCGCGACGAGGTGGCGGTGTTCGCCGGCGCGCTCACCTCGCTCGGCGTGACGCGCGGCGACCGCGTGATCCTCTACCTGCCGATGATCCCGGAGGCGGTGATCGCGATGCTCGCCTGCGCGCGCATCGGCGCCGTGCACTCCGTCGTCTTCGGGGGCTTCGCGCCGAAGGAGCTGGCCGCGCGGATCGAGGACGCGAAGCCGAAGCTCGTGATCGCCGCTTCGTGCGGCATCGAGCCGACGCGCGTCGTCGAGTACAAGCCGATCATCGACGCCGCGCTCGCGATGACCGAGCACCAGCCCGAGCACGTGGTGGTGCTGCAGCGCGAGCAGGCGGGGGCCGAGCTGTCCGGCACCGACCTGGACTGGGACGACCTGGTCGAGAGCGCGCAGCCGGTGGACCCGGTGCCGGTGAAGGCGACGGACCCGCTGTACATCCTCTACACGTCCGGCACCACGGGGAAGCCGAAGGGCGTGGTGCGTGACGCGGGCGGTCACGCCGTCGCGCTGGCCTGGTCGATGGGCGCGATCTACGACGTCCACGCCGGCGACGTGTGGTGGACCGCTTCGGACGTCGGCTGGGTCGTCGGGCACTCGTACATCGTGTACGCGCCGCTGCTGGTCGGCGCTACAACCGTGCTGTACGAAGGAAAACCGGTCGGCACGCCGGACGCGGGCGCGTTCTGGCGGGTGATCTCCGAGCACGGGGTGCAGGCGCTGTTCACCGCGCCCACGGCGTTGCGCGCGGTGAAGAAGGTCGACCCGGACGCGGCGGAGCTGGAGAAGTACGACCTGACGGAGTTCCGCGCGCTGTTCCTCGCCGGCGAGCGGCTGGACCCGGAGACCTACCACTGGGCCAAGGACAAGCTCGGCACGCCGGTGATCGATCACTGGTGGCAGACCGAAACCGGCTGGCCGATCGCCGCGAACCCGCGCGGCCTGGAGCCGATGCCGGTGAAGCCCGGCTCGGCGACGAAGCCCGTGCCCGGCTGGGATGTGCGCGTCCTCGACCAGAACGGCGAGGAGCTGCCCGCCGGCCAAGAAGGCGCCATCACGCTGAAACTGCCGCTGCCGCCGGGTTCCCTGACCACCCTGTGGGGCGCGGACGACCGTTACCGCGAGGCCTACCTGTCCCGCTACCCCGGCCACTACCTGACCGGCGACTCCGGTTACCTGGACGAGGACGGCTACCTCTTTGTCATGGGCCGGACGGACGACGTGATCAACGTGGCCGGCCACCGCCTGTCAACGGGTTCGATGGAGGCGGTGCTGGCTTCGCACCCGGCCGTCGCGGAATGCGCGGTGATCGGTGTCGCCGATCAGCTGAAGGGCCAGGTGCCACGCGGTTTCGTGGTGCTGAAGGCGGGCGCGGACGTCGCGGAGGAACAGCTGCGGGAAGAGCTGGTTGCCTTGGTGCGCCGGGACATCGGCCCGGTGGCGGCGTTCCGCGAGGTGTCGGTGGTGGAGGCGTTGCCGAAGACGCGCTCGGGCAAGATCCTGCGCAAGACGATGCGCGGGATAGCGGACGGCCGGGACGAGCCGGTGCCTTCGACCATCGAGGACGTCGCGGTGCTGGACGCACTGCGGGCGGTGCTGCGCGGCTGA
- a CDS encoding TetR/AcrR family transcriptional regulator has protein sequence MARWEPDAPGRLAVAALDLFEERGYEATTVIQIAERAGLTKSTFFRHFPDKREVLFGGTALSGQLIDEIVDAPADATPLEALALAMDTIGREVFTPDRREFTARRRAVIAANPELREREALKGLRLTAAISDSLKHRGVPELTARAAAELGALAFELAYDRWTAAVGGDDFGAVARKVLSEVRAATELC, from the coding sequence ATGGCCCGCTGGGAACCCGACGCACCGGGGCGACTCGCCGTCGCCGCCCTCGACCTGTTCGAGGAGCGGGGCTACGAGGCGACCACGGTGATCCAGATCGCCGAGCGGGCGGGCCTGACGAAAAGCACGTTCTTCCGGCACTTCCCGGACAAGCGCGAGGTGCTCTTCGGCGGGACCGCCCTGTCCGGGCAGCTGATCGACGAGATCGTCGACGCCCCGGCCGACGCCACCCCGCTCGAAGCGCTGGCCTTGGCCATGGACACGATCGGCCGCGAGGTCTTCACCCCCGACCGCCGCGAATTCACCGCCCGGCGGCGCGCGGTCATCGCCGCCAACCCGGAACTGCGCGAACGCGAGGCCCTGAAAGGCCTACGCCTCACCGCGGCAATCAGCGACTCGCTGAAACACCGTGGCGTGCCGGAGCTGACCGCGCGCGCGGCCGCGGAACTGGGCGCACTGGCCTTCGAGCTCGCCTACGACCGCTGGACCGCCGCGGTCGGCGGCGACGATTTCGGTGCAGTCGCCCGGAAAGTCCTCAGCGAGGTGCGGGCGGCCACCGAGCTGTGCTGA
- a CDS encoding NADP-dependent oxidoreductase translates to MSRAVIYQKFGGPEVLELQDVPEPHAGPGEIRVRVTAAALNPMDWILVAQPEAAARFGVTLPSGFGYDLAGVVDEAGEGATGFAVGDRVFGGALSRAVADFVVLKTPAEALWPTPEGISDEVAATLPVAGLTASAALSAIGLKSGDTVLIGGAAGGVGVFAVQLAKLAGARVIGTASASTFDFLRQLGAEPVTYGAGLADRVRALASDGVTAATDLFGTETAEAALELGVPADRISTIAAGPNPPAGVRATGGFDASPGSAKQLVDAILAGRVTVPIAATFPLEKFRDAVELQADRHVHGKIVITL, encoded by the coding sequence ATGAGCCGCGCTGTCATCTACCAGAAGTTCGGTGGCCCTGAAGTGCTTGAGTTGCAAGACGTTCCGGAGCCGCACGCCGGCCCCGGCGAGATCCGGGTCCGGGTGACCGCCGCCGCGTTGAACCCGATGGACTGGATCCTGGTCGCCCAGCCCGAGGCGGCGGCGCGCTTCGGGGTCACCCTGCCGTCCGGTTTCGGCTACGACCTGGCCGGCGTGGTGGACGAGGCCGGCGAAGGCGCCACCGGGTTCGCCGTGGGCGACCGGGTCTTCGGCGGCGCGCTGAGCCGCGCCGTCGCCGATTTCGTGGTGCTCAAGACCCCCGCCGAAGCGCTCTGGCCGACGCCGGAGGGCATCAGCGACGAGGTCGCGGCCACGCTTCCCGTCGCCGGTCTGACCGCCTCGGCCGCGCTGTCGGCGATCGGCCTGAAGTCCGGCGACACCGTCCTGATCGGCGGCGCCGCGGGCGGGGTGGGCGTGTTCGCCGTGCAACTCGCGAAACTGGCCGGCGCCCGGGTGATCGGCACCGCGTCGGCGAGCACGTTCGACTTCCTGCGTCAGCTCGGCGCCGAGCCCGTGACCTACGGCGCCGGGCTGGCGGACCGCGTCCGGGCCCTGGCTTCCGACGGCGTGACCGCGGCGACCGACCTGTTCGGCACCGAAACCGCCGAGGCCGCGCTCGAACTCGGCGTCCCGGCCGACCGGATCTCCACCATCGCCGCCGGCCCCAACCCGCCGGCCGGCGTGCGTGCGACCGGCGGTTTCGACGCGAGCCCGGGCTCGGCGAAACAGCTCGTCGACGCCATCCTCGCCGGCCGCGTCACCGTGCCGATCGCCGCGACCTTCCCGCTCGAGAAATTCCGCGACGCCGTCGAGCTCCAGGCCGATCGCCACGTCCACGGCAAGATCGTGATCACGCTGTGA
- a CDS encoding beta-N-acetylhexosaminidase gives MRKTLSRAVLGVTVLGLAALGLPGSAAAAPAPRDVERTVTDIVPVPVQAKADPKANFTLTPLTVIRAGQGADDVAAYLRGLLRTATGYPLPVVPRSAGLPAISLEVGHADPRVGTEGYQLNVAKSGVTLKANTSAGLFEGVQSLRQLLPSTIDAKSAQFRASWTVAGGSVLDYPRFGYRGAMLDVARHFFTPSQVKLYIDQIAQYKINTLHLHLADDQGWRIEIKSWPRLATEGGKGAVNGDPGGYYTQAEYKDIVAYAASRHITIVPEIDMPGHTNAAQATYAELNCDGIAVPPRTDTEVGYSSLCISSPTTYKFVEDVIRELAAITPGKYIGIGGDEAHSTSDADYKTFYQKVSPLVAKYGKLITGWHEISKTQPPASAIPQYWDQGGANADVAAAAARGNKILMSPSNHAYLDMKYNAQTPLGQDWAGLVEVKDAYNWDPATLVDGVGENSVAGVEAPLWTETLRTSDNLEYMAFPRLPGIAEIGWSPQASHNWDSYRERLAKQAPRWRAQGIDFYASPQVDWK, from the coding sequence GTGAGGAAGACCCTGTCCAGGGCCGTGCTCGGTGTGACCGTTCTGGGCCTGGCGGCGCTCGGGCTGCCCGGGTCCGCGGCCGCGGCGCCCGCTCCGCGGGACGTCGAGCGCACCGTCACCGACATCGTGCCGGTGCCGGTGCAGGCCAAGGCCGACCCGAAGGCGAACTTCACGCTGACGCCACTCACCGTCATCCGCGCCGGCCAGGGCGCGGATGACGTCGCGGCGTACCTGCGGGGGCTGCTGCGGACCGCGACCGGTTACCCGCTGCCCGTGGTGCCGCGCTCGGCCGGGCTGCCCGCCATCTCGCTGGAGGTCGGGCACGCCGACCCGCGCGTCGGCACCGAGGGCTACCAGCTGAACGTCGCCAAGTCCGGCGTCACGCTCAAGGCCAACACCTCCGCCGGGCTGTTCGAAGGCGTGCAGTCGCTGCGGCAGCTGCTGCCCTCGACGATCGACGCGAAGTCCGCGCAGTTCCGTGCGAGCTGGACGGTCGCGGGCGGCAGCGTCCTGGACTACCCGCGCTTCGGCTACCGGGGCGCGATGCTCGACGTCGCGCGGCATTTCTTCACGCCTTCGCAGGTGAAGCTGTACATCGACCAGATCGCGCAGTACAAGATCAACACCCTGCACCTGCACCTGGCCGACGACCAGGGCTGGCGGATCGAGATCAAGAGCTGGCCGCGGCTGGCGACCGAGGGCGGCAAGGGCGCGGTCAACGGCGATCCGGGCGGCTACTACACGCAGGCGGAGTACAAGGACATCGTCGCGTACGCCGCCTCGCGCCACATCACGATCGTCCCGGAGATCGACATGCCGGGGCACACCAACGCGGCGCAGGCCACGTACGCGGAGCTGAACTGCGACGGCATCGCGGTGCCGCCGCGCACTGACACCGAGGTCGGCTACAGCTCGCTGTGCATCAGCTCGCCGACGACCTACAAGTTCGTCGAGGACGTCATCCGCGAGCTGGCCGCCATCACCCCGGGCAAGTACATCGGCATCGGCGGCGACGAAGCGCACTCCACCTCGGACGCCGACTACAAGACCTTCTACCAGAAGGTGAGCCCGCTGGTCGCCAAGTACGGCAAGCTGATCACCGGCTGGCACGAGATCTCGAAGACCCAGCCGCCGGCCTCGGCCATCCCGCAGTACTGGGACCAGGGCGGGGCGAACGCCGACGTCGCGGCCGCCGCCGCACGCGGCAACAAGATCCTGATGTCGCCGTCGAACCACGCGTACCTGGACATGAAGTACAACGCGCAGACCCCGCTCGGCCAGGACTGGGCCGGGCTGGTCGAGGTCAAGGACGCCTACAACTGGGATCCCGCCACGCTGGTGGACGGCGTCGGGGAAAACTCCGTCGCCGGGGTTGAGGCTCCACTGTGGACGGAGACCCTCCGTACCAGCGACAACCTCGAGTACATGGCGTTCCCGCGGCTGCCGGGCATCGCGGAGATCGGCTGGTCGCCGCAGGCCTCCCACAACTGGGACAGCTACCGCGAGCGGCTGGCGAAGCAGGCCCCGCGCTGGCGGGCGCAGGGCATCGACTTCTACGCGTCCCCGCAGGTCGACTGGAAGTGA
- a CDS encoding sugar porter family MFS transporter, which produces MKRATAALGVTSREDGARRRRQRGAVAVAAMAAVLVGYDMGVISGALLFIKPEFRLSPLESGFVVTTLLAGAVLGAAVAGSVAQAIGRRTTLLITCLVYVVSSVLMAAAPGYGWLLVGRALAGVAVGSTQSTVPTYLAELAPADSRGRQSTGNQLMIATGILISAVVNYFFARDLSWRWSLGLAAVPAALIGLALLRQSETPRWLMLKGRVDDARRVLDSLLPAEQAQRTFIELDTARRADVDSNTGASLNWRSLLRSRALRRIVVIATIFSMAQQLLGINSIVYYAPTILAQVGFGTQAALINTIGFGVLSVVMTLLCGYVVDRTGRRPLLIAGGIVLGLAMLGVAAVFGFHLLGTFTGQSTALAMLSIFKAGYSLTWGPVVWIMLPELFPLRARSAGVSVATSAQILVTVALTLFFPDLIAHGATGIFVFFGLFGLAAAVFVAKLLPETTRQSLESLHSPEPRRPA; this is translated from the coding sequence ATGAAGCGAGCGACCGCCGCACTCGGGGTGACCTCGCGGGAGGACGGCGCACGGCGACGGCGGCAACGCGGCGCGGTCGCGGTGGCCGCGATGGCCGCCGTGCTCGTCGGCTACGACATGGGCGTCATCTCCGGCGCGCTGCTGTTCATCAAGCCGGAGTTCCGGCTTTCGCCGCTGGAGAGCGGTTTTGTCGTCACGACGCTGCTGGCCGGGGCGGTGCTCGGCGCGGCGGTGGCCGGCTCGGTGGCCCAGGCGATCGGCCGGCGGACCACGCTGCTGATCACCTGCCTGGTGTACGTCGTGTCCAGCGTGCTGATGGCCGCTGCCCCCGGCTACGGCTGGCTGCTCGTCGGCCGGGCGCTCGCGGGTGTGGCCGTGGGCAGCACCCAGAGCACGGTGCCGACGTACCTGGCGGAGCTCGCCCCCGCGGACAGCCGCGGCCGGCAGAGCACCGGCAACCAGCTGATGATCGCGACGGGCATCCTGATTTCGGCGGTGGTCAACTACTTCTTCGCCCGCGATCTCTCGTGGCGCTGGTCGCTCGGCCTCGCCGCGGTGCCGGCCGCGCTGATCGGGCTCGCCCTGCTCCGGCAGTCCGAGACGCCCCGCTGGCTGATGCTCAAAGGCCGGGTCGACGACGCGCGCCGGGTCCTCGACTCGCTCCTGCCCGCCGAACAGGCCCAGCGAACGTTCATCGAGCTGGACACCGCTCGCCGGGCCGACGTCGACAGCAACACCGGCGCGTCCCTGAACTGGCGCTCGTTGCTGCGCTCGCGCGCACTGCGTCGAATAGTGGTCATCGCGACGATTTTCTCGATGGCACAACAACTTCTCGGCATCAACTCGATCGTCTACTACGCCCCGACGATCCTCGCCCAGGTGGGCTTCGGCACCCAGGCGGCTTTGATCAACACCATCGGCTTCGGTGTGCTCTCGGTGGTGATGACGCTCCTGTGCGGGTATGTGGTCGACCGGACCGGGCGTCGTCCGCTGCTGATCGCCGGCGGCATCGTGCTGGGCCTGGCGATGCTCGGCGTGGCCGCGGTGTTCGGCTTCCACCTGCTCGGCACCTTCACCGGGCAGAGCACCGCGCTGGCCATGCTCTCGATCTTCAAGGCGGGTTACTCGCTGACCTGGGGGCCGGTCGTGTGGATCATGCTGCCGGAGCTGTTCCCGCTGCGAGCGCGCTCGGCCGGCGTCTCGGTGGCCACCAGCGCCCAGATCCTCGTCACGGTGGCGCTGACGCTGTTCTTCCCCGACCTCATCGCGCACGGCGCCACCGGCATTTTCGTGTTCTTCGGCCTGTTCGGCTTGGCCGCGGCGGTTTTTGTCGCGAAGCTGCTGCCCGAGACCACCCGGCAGAGCCTCGAATCGCTCCATTCACCCGAGCCGCGGCGGCCGGCCTGA
- a CDS encoding ROK family protein gives MTRQRLVAETGLSRATVSSCLGVLAGEGRIRESAHGPDGGRGRPSMLVSINASRAELVGIEIGRAHLAVAVADGADNVIAVADQDIGAGTEARARVAAAVALLAGLAAEQDLDLATVHGVAAGTPGPKFTGEGRRSQDLALARFTRDRAEVAAYLAERFGVPVRVENNTRYTALGETAADGTRNVVYLRVDEGVGGGVVVDGSLVSGSWGTAGELGHVCVDPNGPRCACGGRGCVELTASLPALLAATGSTDLAALTELLQAGDPDAVAALDQAAGAAGQALAGVLAVLDVSLVVVGGRVAGLPGFLDRLEHVVRDVAPSWCLAELTVRPAHDDRTAGARGALVDARLAADRTGIPARTTG, from the coding sequence ATGACCCGCCAGCGCCTCGTCGCCGAGACCGGGCTGTCCCGGGCGACGGTGTCCAGCTGCCTCGGGGTGCTGGCCGGCGAGGGCCGGATCCGGGAGTCCGCGCACGGCCCGGACGGCGGCCGGGGCCGGCCGTCCATGCTGGTCAGCATCAACGCGTCCCGGGCCGAGCTGGTGGGCATCGAGATCGGGCGCGCGCACCTGGCCGTCGCCGTCGCGGACGGCGCGGACAACGTCATCGCCGTCGCGGACCAGGACATCGGCGCGGGCACCGAGGCCCGCGCGCGGGTGGCCGCGGCCGTGGCGCTGCTGGCCGGCCTCGCCGCCGAACAGGACCTCGACCTGGCCACTGTGCACGGCGTCGCGGCCGGGACCCCGGGCCCGAAGTTCACCGGCGAGGGCCGTCGCTCCCAGGACCTGGCGCTCGCCCGGTTCACCCGCGACCGGGCCGAAGTGGCCGCCTACCTGGCCGAGCGCTTCGGCGTTCCGGTGCGCGTGGAGAACAACACCCGCTACACCGCGCTCGGCGAGACCGCGGCGGACGGCACCCGGAACGTGGTCTACCTGCGGGTGGACGAAGGCGTCGGCGGTGGCGTGGTGGTCGACGGCTCGCTGGTTTCGGGCAGCTGGGGCACGGCGGGCGAACTGGGCCACGTGTGCGTTGACCCGAATGGGCCGCGGTGTGCCTGCGGCGGGCGTGGCTGCGTTGAGCTGACGGCGAGCCTGCCCGCATTGCTGGCCGCGACGGGCAGTACGGATCTCGCCGCGCTGACCGAACTCTTGCAGGCAGGCGACCCCGATGCGGTGGCGGCGCTCGACCAGGCCGCCGGCGCGGCCGGGCAGGCGCTGGCAGGGGTGCTGGCCGTGCTCGACGTGTCCCTGGTGGTCGTCGGCGGCCGGGTCGCCGGGCTGCCGGGTTTCCTCGACCGGCTGGAGCACGTGGTGCGCGACGTGGCGCCCAGCTGGTGCCTGGCCGAGCTGACGGTCCGGCCGGCCCACGACGACCGGACGGCCGGCGCGCGGGGGGCGCTGGTGGACGCCCGCCTGGCCGCGGACCGGACCGGAATCCCCGCGCGGACAACGGGATGA
- a CDS encoding sulfatase-like hydrolase/transferase produces the protein MTRNLVFLMTDQHSISTLGCYGNPVVRTPALDRLAASGTRFTHAFTPTAICTPARASLLTGVAPFRHRLLANYERNVGYLEDLADDQFTFAEALRDADWQLGLVGKWHGGVRRTAADYGFEGPTLPGWHNPVDHPDYLAYLDERGLPPYRISDPVRGVAPNGGPGNLMAARLHQPVEATFEHYLADRTIEMLERFAADPGDRRFFLATHFFGPHLPYILPSEYLDLYDPDGIELPPSVHETFDGKPPVQRNYSAHWAFDTLDEAVSRKLVAAYWGYVTLVDHEIGRILDAVERLGLAEDTAVLMTADHGEFTGAHRLHDKGPAMYDEIYRIPALVRIPGELEGQVREEFVTLTDLTATILDLAGLPAEPAADGRSLRPLVAGEHPDWRESVLAEFHGHHFPYPQRMLRTKTHKLVVNPESVNELYDLREDPHELVNRIDDPLLADLGRELITELYRQLRERGDNFYHWMTSMFAVGGADYDVTLSSFELQPKDS, from the coding sequence ATGACCCGCAACCTCGTCTTCCTGATGACCGATCAGCATTCGATCTCCACGCTGGGCTGCTACGGCAATCCCGTCGTCCGGACCCCGGCGCTGGACCGGCTGGCCGCGAGCGGGACCCGCTTCACCCACGCGTTCACCCCGACCGCGATCTGCACCCCGGCGCGGGCGAGCCTGCTGACCGGGGTGGCGCCGTTCCGCCACCGGCTGCTGGCCAACTACGAGCGCAACGTCGGCTATCTGGAAGACCTGGCCGACGACCAGTTCACCTTCGCCGAGGCGTTGCGTGACGCGGATTGGCAGCTCGGGCTGGTCGGCAAATGGCACGGGGGCGTGCGCCGGACCGCGGCCGATTACGGCTTCGAGGGGCCGACCCTGCCCGGCTGGCACAACCCCGTCGATCATCCCGACTACCTGGCCTACCTGGACGAGCGCGGCCTGCCGCCGTACCGGATCAGCGACCCCGTGCGGGGCGTCGCGCCCAACGGCGGGCCGGGCAATCTGATGGCGGCGCGGCTGCACCAGCCCGTCGAGGCCACGTTCGAGCACTACCTGGCCGACCGCACCATCGAGATGCTCGAACGGTTCGCCGCCGATCCCGGTGACCGGCGGTTCTTCCTGGCGACCCACTTCTTCGGCCCGCACCTGCCGTACATCCTGCCCAGCGAGTACCTCGATCTCTATGACCCGGATGGGATCGAGCTGCCGCCGTCCGTGCACGAGACCTTCGACGGCAAGCCCCCGGTGCAGCGCAACTACAGCGCGCACTGGGCGTTCGACACCCTGGACGAGGCCGTCAGCCGCAAGCTAGTCGCGGCCTACTGGGGTTACGTCACGCTCGTCGATCACGAGATCGGGCGCATCCTCGACGCGGTCGAGCGCCTCGGCCTGGCCGAGGACACCGCGGTGCTGATGACCGCCGACCACGGCGAGTTCACCGGCGCGCACCGCCTGCACGACAAGGGCCCGGCGATGTACGACGAGATCTACCGGATTCCCGCGCTGGTAAGGATTCCTGGCGAACTGGAGGGTCAGGTCCGCGAAGAGTTCGTGACGCTGACCGACCTCACCGCGACCATTCTGGACCTCGCCGGACTGCCTGCCGAGCCGGCCGCCGACGGCCGGAGCCTGCGGCCGCTGGTCGCCGGCGAGCACCCGGACTGGCGCGAGTCCGTGCTCGCCGAGTTCCACGGGCACCACTTCCCGTACCCGCAGCGGATGCTCCGGACGAAAACGCACAAGCTCGTGGTGAACCCGGAGTCGGTCAACGAGCTGTACGACCTGCGCGAGGACCCGCACGAGCTGGTGAACCGGATCGACGACCCGCTGCTGGCCGACCTCGGCCGCGAGCTGATCACCGAGCTGTACCGGCAGCTGCGCGAGCGCGGCGACAACTTCTACCACTGGATGACGTCGATGTTCGCCGTCGGCGGTGCCGACTACGACGTCACCCTCAGCTCGTTCGAACTCCAGCCCAAGGACTCGTGA
- a CDS encoding MOSC domain-containing protein has protein sequence MTDLRLAAVFAGRPSVLGHRRDQPILSAIVKDPVTAPELTLTQLNLDGDEQADLSVHGGVDKAVYVYPSAHYEAWEADGFDVEVGHFGENLTVSGADETTVRIGDVWAWGDALVQVSQPRSPCFKLAMRTGRKDVVPGMIDSGRCGWYLRVLRPGTVPTGGALTVVETDPDAPTVGEVHLVAFANFAQLERPQAEAGVRLAERVLATPALAPSYGGGIRSAVDRWRLRHANVG, from the coding sequence ATGACCGACCTCCGACTCGCCGCCGTTTTCGCCGGCCGCCCCAGCGTGCTCGGCCACCGCCGCGACCAGCCGATCCTCAGCGCCATCGTGAAGGACCCGGTGACCGCGCCGGAGCTCACGCTCACGCAGCTCAACCTCGACGGCGACGAGCAGGCCGACCTGAGCGTGCACGGCGGGGTCGACAAAGCGGTTTACGTCTACCCGAGCGCGCACTACGAGGCGTGGGAGGCCGACGGTTTCGACGTCGAAGTCGGTCATTTCGGCGAGAACCTCACCGTGTCCGGCGCGGACGAGACGACCGTGCGCATCGGCGACGTCTGGGCCTGGGGCGACGCGCTGGTGCAGGTCTCCCAGCCGCGGTCGCCGTGTTTCAAGCTGGCCATGCGGACCGGGCGCAAGGACGTGGTGCCGGGCATGATCGACTCCGGCCGCTGCGGCTGGTACCTGCGAGTGCTGCGGCCCGGCACGGTGCCGACCGGCGGCGCGCTCACCGTCGTGGAGACCGACCCGGACGCCCCGACGGTCGGCGAGGTCCACCTGGTCGCGTTCGCCAATTTCGCGCAGCTGGAACGGCCGCAGGCCGAGGCCGGCGTCCGGCTCGCCGAGCGGGTGCTGGCCACCCCGGCGCTCGCGCCCTCCTACGGCGGCGGGATCCGCTCGGCCGTCGACCGGTGGCGGTTGCGGCACGCCAACGTCGGCTGA
- a CDS encoding DUF779 domain-containing protein — METRRVDLTESAGDLLRKLVALHGPVMFHQSGGCCDGSAPMCYPLGEFKVGQRDVHLGDLAVDGIDAVPVWMSGPQFEYWKHTHLTIDVVTGRGSGFSLEAPEGVRFLIRSRLFSDEESAALNGPPK, encoded by the coding sequence ATGGAGACGCGACGGGTGGACCTCACCGAGTCGGCGGGCGACCTGCTGCGCAAGCTGGTGGCCCTGCACGGCCCGGTGATGTTCCACCAGTCCGGCGGGTGCTGCGACGGCAGCGCCCCGATGTGCTACCCGCTCGGCGAGTTCAAGGTCGGCCAGCGGGACGTGCACCTGGGCGACCTGGCCGTCGACGGTATCGACGCCGTGCCGGTGTGGATGTCCGGTCCGCAGTTCGAGTACTGGAAGCACACGCACCTGACGATCGACGTCGTCACCGGGCGCGGCAGCGGGTTCTCCCTGGAGGCTCCCGAGGGCGTGCGCTTCCTGATCCGCTCGCGGTTGTTCAGCGACGAGGAGTCCGCGGCGCTGAACGGTCCGCCCAAGTAG